The DNA window CAGCGGCGTGCTCCAGTCGCAACGGCGTGGCGAGGTCAAGTTCGACGACATCGCCGGCTTTCCACCGTCGCTCCAATAACGCGTAACCCTCCTGCAGGGTGCTTGACGCCTTGCGGCCGTTGACCTTCAGTGCAAAGCGCCCTTCGCTCCACGCGGGAATCCGCAGCAACAGCCGCTGCGGTGCCGCGTCATCTGCGCGCGTCACCTGCAAACGCACCTGCCCATTGAGCGGTACGCCGCTATCCAACGTCAGGGCCAGCCCGCCCTGCTTCCAGTCCAGCGTGGACGGAATGTACAGATTGACGTACAGCGACTGCCCGTCCTGCCAGTAGATGGAATCGCCGAACTGCGCGTGCGCCTCCATGCCGCTGCCCACGCAGCACCAGAACGAATCGAACTTGTCGGAGAAGCCACGCTCGCCGCCGGTGATCATCGGCGTCATGTAGGTGAACATGCCCGTCTCCGGGTGCTGGGCCGACATCGTGTGGTTCAGCAGGGTGCGCTCGTAGTAGTCAAAGTAGCGCGCCTGCGGCGTCCACTGGTACAGGTGCCGGGTCAGCTTGAGCATGTTGTAACTGTTGCAGTGCTCGCAGGTCTGCTCGGTCAGGAACGAGGCGATGGTGTCGGGCTGCTGGAAATACTCCCGGTCGGCGTTGCCACCGATCACGTAGCTGTAGTGTCCGGTCACCGTCTCCCAGAAGAAGCGCGCGCCGGCCGCGGAATCGAGATCACCCGTGACTTCGAACTGCCGGGCCTCGCCGATGAACTTGGGCACCTGGGTGTTGGCGTGGTGGTGCGGCAGGTTGTCCTTGCCGGCGATGGCCGGGTCGACGATGCCTTCGTGGCGCAGGCGCTTGCCGATGGCGATCCAACGTGGATTGTCGGTGCGCGCGCCCAGCTCGATGTACGACTCATTGAGGCCGCCGAATTCTGTGGCCAGCAGGGACTGCATCTGCGCGTGATCAAGGGCATCGAAAACACCGGCCAGGTACGTCGCCAGCGGCAGCAGCACCGGTAGTGCCTGTGTATTGCCGGCCAGCGCATCGGCATCCAGCAGGCCGGCGAACAGTTTGTGCACCGTGTACAGCGGCGACCAGCTGCCATTGATGTTGAATTTGCTGCCGGTCACCGCGCCGGCGCGGATCTGCTCGAAGACCTGCTTGCCGCCCTCGATATCGCCTGCATCGGTCTTGCGGGTCAGTCCGCCGACGTAGCCATCCTTGTCCTGGGCCTGCGCACGCGCCAGCTCGGACACGATGTAGTCGATGCGCTGCCGGACCTGCACATCGCGCGTCTGCGCATACAGCTTGGACAGCGCGCTGAGGTAATGACCGAGGGTGTGGCCGGCGATGGTATCGCCCTCCCAGCCGCCGTAGACCGCTCCTTTCGGTGGCAGTCCGGCCTGCTGCAGGAAATTGTGCAGCAGGCGGTCCGGCTCCAGTTCGAACAGATAGCGGCGGTTGACCTGCAGGGAATCCAGGAACATCGACGGCTTCAGCGTGACATCCTGCAACGGCAGCGCAGTGACCCGTCCAGCGGTAGACGCGGCCGCGTCCAGCGGGAAGCGCAGCATGCCAGCGGCAACAGCCAATGCACTCCACTGCAGGAAACGTCGGCGGGACGGGTCAGTCATGAAAACCTCCTCAATGGATTCAGCCATAGCGGGCCTGCACGCGCACGGTGGCCCCGGCGGTAAACGGCAGCGGAACGCGGTCGTGGTGGGGACCTGCAGCCTTGACCGCCTTGCCGTCCACCGTGATCTCCAGCAGCCGCGTACCCGCAGGCGCGCGCAGGGTGAGCCAGGTGGTGCCGGGCTGCTGCGGAGGCAGGGTCACCTCGGCTTGGATGCGCTGCTGCGCCAAGTCCGCACGCAGCTGCAGGCCAACCCGGCCCCACGGCGTAGGCGCGTCCTGCAGTGCAATAGGCTGGCCGGTGGCCAGCCAGTCGCGCGGTACGCCACGGGCCAGATACAGGTCCTGGTCCTGATCGAACACCAGCATCCAGCGCAGCAGCAGCGGTACCGTCATCTGCGCGGGCATGCAAAACAGCGGCATGCCGCCGGTGATGCCCGCCACCTCGCCTGCGGTCCAGCTGCCGCGCGTATGCGCCTGGTAGCGATGGGCATACAGGAACAGCAGATACTCCTCGATCCGATCCAGCCGCAGCAGCTGCTGGGCGTGGCCATAGGAGATGAAGCCGAGAATGTCGCGCGCTTCCGGGGTGGGCTTCCAGATATTGGACACAATGCCCAGCGTGGTGCCGCCATGGCCGCGCAGGCAATCGATCACCAGGTTGGCAAGGTCGGGCGGCAACACGTCGGCCTGCAGCAGTTCGGCATAGGAACGGTGCGACCACAGCTGTTCGCTTTTGCTCGGATCTTCCTGCGACATGGCCTGGCGGAAGGTCTCGGTGGTTCCCGGCAGCGGGCCCAGGTAAGCTGGCTGCAGGTCATGCCGGATGTCCGCGCGGATGCTGTCCAGCAGGCGCTGGCGCAGTTGCCGTGCGCGGCGTTGCCAGTCGCGGCTAGGTGCGTCGTTGCCGGTCAGCGCCGGCCACACCGCGGCAATGTCCTCCCAGCCCCGGATCACCAAGGCGCTGTTGCCGAAGTACGGCTTCCACCACAGCGAGGGATCCGGATACAGGCAGGCGTCGGACTCGCTCCAGCCATGGATCAGGCCATGGCCGCGATCACTTCGCGGCAAGGCGAGGCTGGCGTCGTGCAGTTCGACCAGCAACGCGGCGGTCGCTTCGATCTTTGCCTGGTGGCGGCGCAGCAGCGCCGTGTCGCCGGTGTAGCGGAGGTAGCGCGCCAGCAATGACAGGGTCAGGCCAAACTGCCCCACCTGTGGACCGCGCATGTTCACCAGACCGTCGGCCTGGGTGTACTCACTCAGGTAGTTGTCCAGCACCGTCCTCGCCTGCGCGAAGCGGCCCCATTCCAGATTGGCGTACAGCGAACTGGTGAAGGTGTCCTGGAAGCCGTCGTATTCGTTGCCGACGTAGTCGCGGTCCACCGCGCCATACTTCGGATACACACCGCCTGGGCGGACGACAAGCTCACGTGCGAAGGCGAAGCGGGCCAGGTCGGACCAGCTCGCATCGGGCAGCCGTGCGGCACTGGCCTCGGCCAGCTGGGCCTGCCAGCTCGCGGCAAAGTCGATCAGCCCGCGATAAAAGTCCTCGATGCTGGCACCATGGCGGCGCGGCGGAAAGTCGGGGTAGCTGTAGCCCACGACGGTACGCACCGCCGCGCCGTGTTCGACCAGCACGGTGCGATGCCAGGTCTGCACGACGAAGCGGTCCTGCGCGTTGACGTCGGCGAACACCGACACGTCGTACCAGCGCCCCACACCGGCCGGCACCATTTTATGTACCGCCGGCATCCAGCCGCCCAGCAGCCCTTCCTCGCGGTGCGCCACTTTGTCCGCGTCAGCGAGCTCCGGAAACGCGTGAATCGGCCGGTAGGTGCGGCTGCGCCCGTCCGGGTAGATCTGCATGGTGTCGTTGCCCTGCACCGTGCCGACGAACGTGGTCCACGGCAGCCGCCCGTTGTGGTCCTTCGGGTCGAGCCGGGACGCCGGCGGCGGTGCGACATCACGCACGGCGGCCTCATCCGGATCCCCATCGCGCAGCAGCCGGTCGGCCAGCAGGTCCGCTTCGGCCATCGCCAGTTCGGCCAGTGGCAGCCCGAGGTACGGCGGTGCCTCGCTGCCCCACACCGCTTCGGTGCGCTTGCCGAGATTCAGCACGCCGGCTGCACAGACGCATACCAGCGCCCCCTGCGGCGTGCGCAGATCTTCATGTACCGTCCAGCGCGTGCCGCGATGCTGGAAGGCGGCCAGCATGGTGAATCCGGTGAGGTCGACGGTAGATGCAGGCTCCAGCATCGGTGCCGGTGGCACCGCCACGGACGGTCTGGAATCTCCCGCAGCGACGCCGCTGGCGAGGGACGGCAGCAGGCCCACGCCGGCGGTTGCCGCCGCGCCCTGACGCAGGAATGTTCTGCGATCCATTCAACCCCACCTGTGGTGACGAGTCTCCATGCTGCGCGGCGCGATCTCTGCCGTCTTGTTACCGACCGATGACATCGATGCGGCTTTCCGCACACTTTCAGGTGCTCAGTAAGTTCCGACCGTTACCCGCAGTACCGGTGGATCCTCGCGCACGAAGTTGAGGCCATAGTCGGTCTGGTCACCATTGAGCAGCCGCTCGAACTGCCACTGGCCGTTCACGTAGCGGCCTTGTTCCACACGCAGCAGCTGCCCATGCAGCGCATCGTTGGCGACGCGCACGAACTCCGCGCGGGCGGAAAAGCCGGTCAGCAGGAACTGATCTTTGCCGGTCTGCGCCACCAGCAAGCGGCCGCCGTGGTCGGCGTTGCCGGGCAGGATCGGATCGGCATCCCCCCAGTACGGCGCGCCGTAGGACACACGCACCTCCCAGTCGCCAAAGCGCAGGGTTCGCTTGGGCTGACCCGGCTGCTCGGCCACGGCCTGCAGCCGGCCCTCGAACGCCGCCTTCGCGATCAGCCGCTGCAGGGGCGCAAGCTGGCCGAAGTTGGCCGCATGCGCGGTGGTCGCCGCACGCTTCTCCGGCGAATCCAGCCCATCCATGCCAAACACCGAGAAGCCGATGCCGCCCTGCCCCAGCACGTGGAACAGATAGGGGGTAGTGCCTGGCTCAAAGCCGGTTTCGGACACCCAGGCCGGATTGTCCGGGCGCGCATATTGGCCGATGACCTTGGTGTATTCGCTGTAGTCGGTGGTGTAGATATCGGTGCCGATGAAATCGATCGACGGCGTGGCCGCGCGCCACAGGTCGAACACATTGACCGTTGCCCCGCCGGAAGGGTAGTCCACGCCGGGATAGCGCTTGCCCTTGTAGCGCAGCCAGGTGTTCACATACATCGGCATGTCGTAGGCGCGTTTGCCGGCGGCGGCCACCTGCTCGATGTAGTGGGCGGTGGCATACGCGTTGAACGCTTCATCGGCCTCGGGCCCGAACACGTCCCGCCAGGTGCCGGTGGGCTTTCCCAGCCGGGTGGTGATGGCCGCGGGTACCGGCTGGGCAAACGCCGCATTGGCGGCAGCCCCGTGGTCACGCACCGCGCCGATCGCGCCCGGCTCATTCTCCACCTGGACCAGAATCACCGTGTGGCGCTGGCCATCGACCTTGCGAAGATGCTGCATCAGCGCAGCGAACGCACGCGCATCTGCCTCGACATTCGCGCGGGCGTGTGGCGACAGCACATCCACCGGTTCGCCGCGCTCGTCCAGGGTACGCGGGTAAGTGACCGCATCACGCTTGATCCACTCGGGCACGTAATGCATCTGCCCGTTCTTCCAGCTGCCGAACCACAGCAGGGCCACCCGCAGATTGCGGCGGCGGGCCTGCTCGATCAGCGCGTCCACATTCGTGGTGTCGTACTGCCCCGGCGAAGGCTCGAACTGTTCCCAGTACACCGGGGCTTCCACCGTATTGGCATTCAGTGCCACCACCTGGTCCAGCGCACCCGGCAGCACCGCGGGCCAGGCGCTGGAGTTGTGCAGCTGCGCGGCCAACACGGTGTACGGTTCACCATCGACCAGCAACGCATGCCGACCGTTCTCAGTGACGAAGCGCGGCATCTGTTCGGCAGCGAACGCAGGCAGGCACAGGCACGCCAGCAGCAGGCCGGCCACGCTGGACGCCATGGTTCGGCGCGAGGAGGTTGCGGAAACGGTCATGGCTGTCCTTTCTTTTCTGCATTCCAGCGCGGTGTCGGCGCACGCATCAGGTGGCGTACGAAGAAATCAAACTGGCGTCGGGTGACGTAATCGATGGGCCCGGTCGAGCGGCCCACCGAGTGCTCGCCGCCGGGCACGTTCAGCAGATCGAAGTCCTTGCCGGCCTTGATCAGCGCATCGACGACCTGTGCGGTCGAGGCTGGATCGACGTTGCTGTCCTGCTCACCCACCACCAGCAGCAGGTCGCCACGCAGCTTGGCCGCGTGGGTCACGCCGGAGGCGCGCGCGTAGCGGGCGTCCACCGGCCAACCCATCCACTGCTCGTTCCAGCTGATCTTGTCCATGCGGTTGTCGAAGCAGCCGGCCATGGCCACGCCCACCGTGTACAGCTCGGGATGCAGCTCCAGCGCGCCGAGCGTGCTCTGGCCGCCGGCCGAGGCACCGTAGATACCCACGCCGCCGGAAATGTCGTAGGACCGGTCCTTGGCCGCCAGCGCCTTGTGCCAGGCGATGCGGTCGGGGAAGCCGGAGTCGCCCAGGTTCTTCCAGGCCACGTCATGGAAGGCCTTGGAGCGGTGCGCGGTGCCCATGCCGTCGATCTGCACGACGATGAAGCCGAGGTCAGCCAGTGCCTGCATGCCGATCTGCTTGTCGCCACCGGAGTGGTAGCCGAACGGCCAGAAGGTCTTGGGCACGAAAGCATCATGCGGGCCGGCATAGATGTTCTCCACCACCGGGTAGCGCCGCTTCGGGTCGTAATCACCTGGGCGCACCACCATGCCCCAGATATCGGTGCGGCCATCGCGCCCCTTGGCCACGAAGGATTCCGGTGCTTTCCAGCCGGCGGCGAGCAGCCGCGAGATATCACCACGGGCCAGCTCGCGGACCGGGGTGCCGTCGATGCGGTGCAGCGACGCGACCGGAGGCATGTCCGGCCGCGAATACACATCGATGTAGTAGCGCCCGTCCGGGGAGATGGCGACATCGTGATCGGCCGGAGCGTGGGTGAGGCGGGTCAGGTTGCGGCCGTCGAAGTTCACGCTGAACAGTTGCCGCTGGTACGGGTCCTGGCCCGCGTCCATGCCGCTGGCGCTGAACCAGATGCGGCGCTGGGTATCGTCGACATGCAGCACGTCGCGCACCACCCAGTCGCCCTGGGTGATCTGCTGCCGCACGCTGCCATCGGTGCCATCGATCAGGTAGAGATGCCGCCACCCGTCACGTTCGGAGATCCAGAGCAGCTCCCTGCCCTGCCCGCCAACATCGTGCAGGAAGGTGCGATCGGCATACACAAAGGTATCGGCCTTCTCTTCAACGGCCGCGTGCGCCTTGCCGGTGCCCGCGTCAACCGCGACCACCCGCACGGTCTGGAAGCCCCGCGCAACGTACTCCATGCTGAAGCTGCTACTGTCGCTGCGCCATTGAATGGGCGACAGCGAATACGGATTCGACACCAACGGGGTATCGATGGGCTTGCGGTTTCCCGCCACGTCGAACAGCACCGGCTGCTCGATGTCCACCGCGTCGCCGGGCTTTGGATACAGCTGGGTCTGCAGCACTGGCTGCAACTGGCCCGCGGGTGCGCTCTCAACACGGGTCACCAGCCGCGGGAACCCGGGCGTCACCCGGTACAACGCGATATGCCGTGAATCCGGCGACCACGCGAGGGTTTCCGGGTCGTAGAAGGCATCGCCGCGCCCATCGCGGGTCAGCGGGGTGACCTTGCCGTCGGCCACGTGGCGCAGCACCACGTTAAATCCCTCGGCATAAGCCTCCCATTGACCATCCGGCGAGCGACGCGGTGCGTTGTCGGCAGGCACGCGCAGATCGCGCACCACGCCGAAGCCGCGTGGACGACCGGCCCGCGTGACCAGCGCACAGAGGTAGTCGGTCAAGGTGCACCGCCACGTGGCATAGGTGCTGTCCAGGCTGAAGCGGATCGCACCGTTCGGGTTGTCACCTTCCGCCACGTATGCGAACTGCGAGAACGGCAGCCTCAGCGGTGCCACGTCCTGACCGCTGGCGGCCGACAGTCCCTGCGCCAGCCGCGCGGCGTCGAATGCGGGCTGCAGTTGCGCGCTGTCCGGCGAGCCGAGCACGAAGGCAAAGCCGCCTTCCACCGTGTGCCGATAATAGAAATGCCCATCGCCGCGCCACTGCGCCGGGAAGGCCACGTCGCGGGTCAGCCCGCTCCAGGCCTCACGCAGGCCCAGCGAGCGGCGATAGTCATCTGCGTCCGGCGCGGCCGAGACCGTGGCACTCGCCCAGACCATGCCCACCAGGGTCAGCGCCCGCACCATCTTATTCGCCATCGTCCTCGTCCAACTTCAGTTCACTGGGGGTCAAACCACTGCGCGCGCCCCATTGGTAGATGAAGAACGCAATCACCGCCACGCTTGCGGTGTCCCACGGATGGGTGATGGCGGCGATGCCGCCGAAGGTTCCCAGGTACGACACGGCCATCACCAATACAAAGAACGCGATCAACCACGCGGAGCTGCGCACCTGCCGCAGCACGCGTGCCCGGCGCTGCGGATTGGGCAGCTGCGAGACCACATACACCACGTAGATCCCCACCTGCAGGCCCAGCAGCCACGACACCGTCTTCCAGGTCGACCAGTACACGATCAAGGCCGCGATCATGAACGACAGCGGCCCCAGTACCGACAGCGCCTTTACCCGGAACGGACGCTCAAGATCAGGCGCGCTGCGGCGCAGTGCGGCCACCGTCACCGGGGCGATGGCGTAGCTCAGCACCAGCGCCGCCGAGACCACGCCGATCAGGGTCTCCCACGACGGGAACGGCAGCGTCCAGAACACCGAGAGCCCAAAGCTCAGCCACAGTGCCGGACGCGGAATGCCCGACTTCGCATCCACCTTGGTCAGCGCCGGCAGGAAACCGCTGCCCCGCGCCCAGCCATACACCACGCGCGGCGTGGCATTCATGTAGATGTTGCCGGTACCGCTGGGCGACACCACGGCATCGGCCACCACCATCGTGGCCAGCCAGCCCATACCAAGTGCCACCGCGATGTCGCGGTACGGCAGCGCATACAGCTTGTCCATGCCGGCCCAGCCATTGGCCAGCACGTCGCCCGGCACCGCGCCCAGGAAAGAGACCTGCAGCAGCACGTAAATCACCGTGGACAGCGCCACCGACAGAATCAGCGCGAACGGAATGGTGCGCTGGGGGTTACGCACCTCGCTGGCGACCGAAACGATCGGCGTCAGCCCGAGATAGGCAAAGATGATGCCGCCAGCGGAGATCGCCGCTTCCACACCGGCCATGCCCGAGGGCGCGAAGCCCTGGCTGGTGAGGTTGTCCGGGTTGAAGAGTGCGAGCAGCAGCACGATCACCAGCACCGGTACCAGGAACTTGAACACGCTGATGATGTTGTTGGCACGCGCGAAGGTCTTCACGCTGAAGTAGTTCAGCAGGAAGAACGCAACGAGGAGCGCGAACTGCACCAGCCAGCCGAGCAGCGTGGGATGGGTACTGTTCGGCTGGGTGAGCGACGGGAACCACGCCGCCGCGTACTGCCGGCAGGCTTCCACCTCGATGGCGATCAGACTCGAAAACGCGATCAGGGTGATGAAGCCGGTCAGCCAGCCGAGCAGCGTGCCGTGCGAATACTCCGGGTAGCGCACCACGCCGCCGGCGCGCGGCAGCGCCGCGCCCAGCTCGCAGTACACCAGGCCCAGCAGGAACACCGCGATGCCGCCAATGATCCAGGACAGGATGCCGGCGGGTCCGGCAATCGAAGACACGTGGCTGGCGGCGAACAACCAGCCCGAGCCGAAGATCGAGCCGAGGCCGATGAAGGTGAGATCGGTCAGGCTCAGGCGCTTGTGGAACTTTCCTGCAGGTGCCATGGGGTTCCCCGGTTGGTGCATGGAATGCAAGCAATGGTGATGCGAGTGGCTTCAGTGCTTCGTGTCGCTCCAGGGCGATGCACCGCCGTCGGCGATGAAGCGGTCGATCCGTGCCTCCAGCACCGGCAGTGGCACCGAGCCCAGTGAAAGCACCGCATCGTGGAAGTTGCGGATGTCGAACTTCGCACCCAGCGCGGCTTCCGCCTTGCGACGCAGCTTCAGGATTTCCAGTTCGCCCAGGTAGTACGAGAGCGCCTGGCCCGGCCACGCGATGTAGCGGTCCACCTCGGTGGTGATCTCGTGCTCGCTCAGCGCGGCGTTGTCGCGCAGGTACGCCAGCGCCTGCTCGCGGGTCCAGCCCTGGCTGTGCACACCGGTGTCGATCACCAGCCGTGCCGCCCGCCACATCTGGTAGGTCAGGTAGCCGAAGCGCTCATAGGGCGTGGTGTACATGCCCATCTCCAGCCCCAGGTATTCGCAGTACAGCGCCCAGCCTTCGCCATAGGCGGAGATGTAGGTGTAACGACGGAAGTCTGGCAGCTGGGTGTCCTCGGCGGCCATCGACATCTGCAGCGAATGGCCTGGCGAGGATTCATGCAGGGTCAGTGCCGGCAGCACATACAGCGGCCGCGACGGCAGGTTGTAGGTGTTCAGCCAGTAGGTGTCCAGGCCGCCGCGACCTCCGGTGTAGAACGGCGCGAGGTCATCCGGCACCGGCTTGATGGTGAAGCGCTGGCGCGGCACCCGGCCGAAGTAGCGGCCGAGGTTGCCGTCCATGGTCTTGGATATCCACGCGGCGCGGTCGAGCAGCTCTTGCGGGGTCTTCGCGTAGAACTGCGGATCGGTGCGCAGGAAGGTCAGGAAGTCGGCGAAGCTGCCCTTGTAGCCCACTTCGTCCATCACGTCCTGCATCTCCCGGCGCAGGCGGGCCACCTCGTCCAGTCCGATCTGGTGGATCTGCGCGGGGTCCATGTCGCGGGTGACGAACTCACGGATCTGCGCACGGTAGTACGCCTTGCCATCGGGCAGTGATTCGCCGGCCAGCGTGGTGCGGGCCTTCGGCAGGTATTCCTCGCGCATGAAGTGCAGCAGCTTTTCGTAAGCGGGAATCACACTGGCGTCGATGGCGGCCAGCGCCTGCTGGCGCAGCTCCGCCTGTTGCGCGGCCGGTATGCTGGCTGGCATCTTCTTGAACGGGGTGTAGAACAGGTTCGTCTCGCCCTTGGCCTCGGCCACATCGGCAATGGACTGGTCCCGTCCGGTCAGCGTCACCCGCGGCTGGCTGAAGCCGCGCGCAAGCCCGGCGCGCATGTTGCGGGTCTGGTCGTCGAAGTAGCGTGGAATGTCGGCCAGCTGGGACAGATAGCGACGATAGTCATCGGCGCTGTGGAAGGTGCCGCGCGCGGTGAAGCCGAGGTTGGTCCAGAACGCGGTATCGCTGTTGAACGGCATCTCCCAGGCCCGGTAGTGCTGCTGGTCCAGCAGCACCTCGATCTGCTGCCGGTAGACCTGGTAGTTCACCTGGTCGACCGCCGACAACTGCGCCTGCGGCACGGCCTTCAGCTCCTTCAGCACCTGCGTCCAGTACGCGGTGCGCTGGTCCTGCGTGGCCGGGTCCACCTTGGGCAGGTGGTCGGCGGGTCGGCTGCCACCGTTCTCGTCATCGCCGCCTGCATTCTGCTGCGAGCGCCAGGTCCATTCCCGCGTGTACAGCGCCTTGAAACGCGCACTTGCGTCGGTATCGGCAGCGGAAGCGACGGGGTTGAGCAGACTGCTTGCACTGATGCCGAGCATGAGGGCGAGAGAAAGCGGGGAACGCAGGTTCATGGAGTCTCCTTGGTCTGGGCGATCCATGCCTCGATGCGGGCGTTGAGCAGGTCCAGCGGCATCGCACCGCCGCCCAGCACCGCGTCATGGAAGGCACGGATGTCGAAGCGATCACCCAGTTCCTTTTCGGCCTTGGCACGCAGGGCGAGGATGTCGAGCTGGCCGATCTTGTAGCCCAGCGCCTGACCCGGCCACACGATGTAGCGGTCAGTCTCGGCCTGGATGCTGGGTTCGTCGTCGGACGGATGGGCGTGGAAGAAGTCCACCATCTGCTGGCGCGTCCAGCGCTTGTAGTGCACGCCGGTGTCGAGCACCAGGCGGTTGGCGCGCAGCAGCTCGCCGGCCAAATGTCCGTAACGGCTGTACGGGTCTTTGAAGAAGCCCACCTCGCCTGCCAGTCGCTCGGCATACAGCGCCCAGCCTTCAATGAAGGCGTTGTAGCCGGCCTGCTGGCGGAACGGCGGCAGCGGCAGCGTCTGCGAGAGCGATATCTGCAGGTGGTGGCCCGGCACGCCTTCGTGGTACGCGGTGGTTTCGATGTTCACCAGGGTGCGTTCGGTGGCGTCGTTGGCGTTGACCATCACGATCGCCGGCTTGGTGCCCTCCGGATTGCTCTGCCAGTACTCCGCGCCGGGTGCCTCACGACGGAAGGCCGGCATGCCCTGCACCACCAGCGGCGTCTTGGGCAGATGGCCGAACAGCTTGGGCAGCTCCGGTTCCATGTCGGCGATGTAGCCGCGGTACAGGCCCAGAATCTGCTGGCTGGAGGTAGCGAAGTGGCGCTTGTCGGTGGCAACTGCCTTGCGGAAGCTGGCCAGGTCGGCGAAGCCCTGCTCCTTCGCGATCCGGGTCATCTCGCCTTCGATCCGGGCCACTTCGGCCAGGCCGATCTGGTGAATCTCTTCCGGCGATTTGTCGGTGGTGGTCTGGGTCCGCACGGCGAACTGGTAGCGCTTGTCGCCATCCGGCAGCGACCAGATCCCTTCCTGCGCACGCCCCTGGGCGGCGTACTCGTCTTTCACGAAGGCAGCCAGCTTCGTGTAGGCCGGTCGCACCTGTTCGTCGATGGCTGCGATCAGCTGCTTGCGGATGTCCGCCCGCTGCGCCGGATCCGCCACCGCGGTGTCCAGCTTTTTCAGCGGTGACGCAAACGCGCTGTCCGCGCCTGACGGTTCGGCAATGCGCGCGATCTGCGCCGGCAGCTTCTCCAGCAGGTAGCGCGGCTGCACCAGGCCATCCTTCGCCCCCTGTCGCGAAACCTCGACGATCTGGTCAAGCAACGCCGGAATGGCATTCAGGCGCGCGATGTAGTCCTGGTAGTCCTTGGCATTCTCGAACGGAAACGCATCGCCC is part of the Stenotrophomonas oahuensis genome and encodes:
- a CDS encoding APC family permease yields the protein MAPAGKFHKRLSLTDLTFIGLGSIFGSGWLFAASHVSSIAGPAGILSWIIGGIAVFLLGLVYCELGAALPRAGGVVRYPEYSHGTLLGWLTGFITLIAFSSLIAIEVEACRQYAAAWFPSLTQPNSTHPTLLGWLVQFALLVAFFLLNYFSVKTFARANNIISVFKFLVPVLVIVLLLALFNPDNLTSQGFAPSGMAGVEAAISAGGIIFAYLGLTPIVSVASEVRNPQRTIPFALILSVALSTVIYVLLQVSFLGAVPGDVLANGWAGMDKLYALPYRDIAVALGMGWLATMVVADAVVSPSGTGNIYMNATPRVVYGWARGSGFLPALTKVDAKSGIPRPALWLSFGLSVFWTLPFPSWETLIGVVSAALVLSYAIAPVTVAALRRSAPDLERPFRVKALSVLGPLSFMIAALIVYWSTWKTVSWLLGLQVGIYVVYVVSQLPNPQRRARVLRQVRSSAWLIAFFVLVMAVSYLGTFGGIAAITHPWDTASVAVIAFFIYQWGARSGLTPSELKLDEDDGE
- a CDS encoding DUF885 domain-containing protein — its product is MLGISASSLLNPVASAADTDASARFKALYTREWTWRSQQNAGGDDENGGSRPADHLPKVDPATQDQRTAYWTQVLKELKAVPQAQLSAVDQVNYQVYRQQIEVLLDQQHYRAWEMPFNSDTAFWTNLGFTARGTFHSADDYRRYLSQLADIPRYFDDQTRNMRAGLARGFSQPRVTLTGRDQSIADVAEAKGETNLFYTPFKKMPASIPAAQQAELRQQALAAIDASVIPAYEKLLHFMREEYLPKARTTLAGESLPDGKAYYRAQIREFVTRDMDPAQIHQIGLDEVARLRREMQDVMDEVGYKGSFADFLTFLRTDPQFYAKTPQELLDRAAWISKTMDGNLGRYFGRVPRQRFTIKPVPDDLAPFYTGGRGGLDTYWLNTYNLPSRPLYVLPALTLHESSPGHSLQMSMAAEDTQLPDFRRYTYISAYGEGWALYCEYLGLEMGMYTTPYERFGYLTYQMWRAARLVIDTGVHSQGWTREQALAYLRDNAALSEHEITTEVDRYIAWPGQALSYYLGELEILKLRRKAEAALGAKFDIRNFHDAVLSLGSVPLPVLEARIDRFIADGGASPWSDTKH
- a CDS encoding DUF885 domain-containing protein — protein: MAPFRPLVIGVLAAALLTACSPSTPTPGAADASAGAAAKVPAAQGFDALLDEQWQYQLAHSPEFASIIGDKRYNDRWTDYSLAAVAADRAATADLLTRFEAVDAKALDEQRQLSLQMMLRQLRDRLTSIDLKTHEMPLEPVGGIQLSLAGMGDAFPFENAKDYQDYIARLNAIPALLDQIVEVSRQGAKDGLVQPRYLLEKLPAQIARIAEPSGADSAFASPLKKLDTAVADPAQRADIRKQLIAAIDEQVRPAYTKLAAFVKDEYAAQGRAQEGIWSLPDGDKRYQFAVRTQTTTDKSPEEIHQIGLAEVARIEGEMTRIAKEQGFADLASFRKAVATDKRHFATSSQQILGLYRGYIADMEPELPKLFGHLPKTPLVVQGMPAFRREAPGAEYWQSNPEGTKPAIVMVNANDATERTLVNIETTAYHEGVPGHHLQISLSQTLPLPPFRQQAGYNAFIEGWALYAERLAGEVGFFKDPYSRYGHLAGELLRANRLVLDTGVHYKRWTRQQMVDFFHAHPSDDEPSIQAETDRYIVWPGQALGYKIGQLDILALRAKAEKELGDRFDIRAFHDAVLGGGAMPLDLLNARIEAWIAQTKETP